A single Drosophila ananassae strain 14024-0371.13 chromosome 3L, ASM1763931v2, whole genome shotgun sequence DNA region contains:
- the LOC6494094 gene encoding mitochondrial-processing peptidase subunit alpha — MNARSIGMLKKLRHSWRTLPRHFANKVSSPAGDEVGSGTGIGQITGGVRTTDGPHTVNTPSKEIVTHLPPLTDPLPNLPEAVYASPMAESAVTKVTTLPNGLRIASEPRYGQFCTVGLVIDSGPRYEVAYPSGVSHFLEKLAFNSTINFPNKDAILKELEKNGGICDCQSSRDTLIYAASIDSRAIDSVTRLLADVTLRPTLSEQEVSLARRAVNFELETLGMRPEQEPILMDMIHSAAYRDNTLGLPKLCPLENLDHIDRKVLMNYLKHHHSPTRMVIAGVGVDHDELVERVQKYFVDDKAIWDIEALEDSGPTQVDTSIAQYTGGLVKEQCEIPIYAAAGLPELAHVVLGFEGCSHQDKDFVPLCVLNIMMGGGGSFSAGGPGKGMYSRLYTKVLNRYHWMYSATAYNHAYADTGVFCIHGSAPPQHMNEMVEVITREMVAMAAEPGREELMRSKIQLQSMLLMNLESRPVVFEDVGRQVLVTGHRKRPEHFIREIESVTAADIQRVAQRLLSSAPSVAARGDIQNLPEMSHIKNAVSGSGRSGLGRRLSLFK; from the exons ATGAACGCGCGCAGCATTGGCATGCTTAAAAAGCTCCGGCACTCTTGGCGCAC GTTACCAAGGCATTTCGCCAACAAGGTGAGTTCACCCGCCGGCGATGAAGTGGGTAGCGGTACCGGCATTGGACAGATCACCGGCGGTGTGCGCACCACCGATGGGCCCCACACGGTGAACACGCCGTCCAAGGAAATCGTGACGCACCTGCCACCTCTCACTGATCCACTGCCCAATCTTCCTGAGGCTGTCTATGCGTCACCGATGGCCGAGAGCGCCGTCACCAAGGTGACTACTCTTCCCAACGGCCTGCGGATCGCGTCGGAGCCGCGGTATGGGCAATTCTGTACCGTGGGTCTGGTCATCGATTCCGGACCACGCTACGAAGTAGCCTACCCAAGTGGTGTATCACATTTCCTGGAGAAGCTGGCCTTCAAT TCCACCATAAATTTTCCCAACAAAGACGCCATTCTTAAGGAGCTGGAGAAGAACGGCGGCATTTGCGACTGCCAGAGTTCACGGGATACGCTCATCTACGCCGCCAGCATTGACAGCCGAGCCATCGACTCTGTCACCCGTCTGCTGGCGGACGTAACCCTGAGGCCAACCCTGAGCGAACAGGAGGTGAGCTTGGCTCGGCGCGCTGTCAACTTCGAACTGGAAACACTCGGCATGCGACCGGAACAAGAGCCCATACTGATGGACATGATTCATTCGGCAGCCTATAGAGACAACACCTTGGGGCTGCCGAAGTTGTGCCCACTGGAAAACTTGGACCACATCGATCGCAAGGTGTTGATGAACTACCTCAAGCACCATCATTCGCCTACGCGAATGGTCATTGCCGGCGTTGGC GTTGACCATGACGAACTGGTTGAGCGTGTGCAGAAGTACTTTGTGGATGATAAGGCCATTTGGGACATTGAGGCGTTAGAAGATTCGGGACCCACACAAGTGGATACATCCATCGCACAGTACACGGGCGGCTTAGTAAAA GAACAGTGTGAGATTCCCATCTATGCGGCTGCTGGGCTGCCCGAACTAGCCCACGTCGTGCTTGGATTTGAGGGTTGCTCCCACCAGGACAAGGACTTTGTGCCATTGTGCGTCTTGAACATCATGATGGGCGGCGGTGGCTCCTTCTCTGCCGGTGGACCCGGCAAAGGAATGTACTCGCGACTATACACCAAGGTTCTGAACCGCTACCATTGGATGTACAGCGCCACGGCGTACAACCACGCCTACGCTGATACCGGGGTCTTCTGCATCCACGGCAGTGCCCCGCCACAGCATATGAACGAAATGGTTGAGGTAATCACCCGTGAAATGGTGGCAATGGCTGCTGAACCGGGACGAGAAGAACTGATGCGTTCTAAGATCCAGCTGCAGTCCATGTTGCTGATGAATCTGGAGTCGCGGCCCGTCGTTTTCGAAGACGTTGGCCGTCAGGTTTTAGTTACGGGTCATCGCAAACGGCCCGAGCATTTCATTAGAGAAATtg AGAGTGTTACTGCCGCCGACATTCAGCGTGTGGCCCAGCGCCTTCTTAGCTCCGCGCCGTCGGTGGCGGCCCGAGGCGACATCCAAAACCTGCCCGAGATGAGCCACATTAAGAATGCGGTAAGCGGATCTGGACGTTCCGGTCTGGGCCGGCGACTGTCCCTCTTCAAATAG
- the LOC6494093 gene encoding uncharacterized protein LOC6494093 — MSVITKLLKTLFVFLLAVLHLVVIAYDPNDPKIAECCLPPEGMFEAFYPREKEGIPNSASRPAHSHGSFFKHRNPALVDTKNAAAYGYRFDGKRRFNFD; from the coding sequence ATGAGTGTAATTACGAAACTGCTCAAGACATTGTTTGTGTTCCTGTTGGCTGTCCTTCATCTAGTTGTGATTGCCTATGATCCCAACGATCCCAAGATAGCCGAATGCTGCCTTCCGCCGGAGGGAATGTTTGAGGCATTCTATCCCCGTGAAAAGGAGGGAATCCCCAACAGCGCTTCGCGTCCCGCCCACTCCCATGGAAGCTTCTTTAAGCATCGAAATCCTGCGCTAGTGGACACTAAAAACGCAGCAGCCTATGGCTACCGATTCGATGGAAAGCGGCGCTTTAATTTTGACTAA